In Flavobacterium sp. 83, the genomic window GTTGAGTTTTCTATTTTGGTGTTTCATTACTACAGTATTAAACATTGAAACTGTTGAATCTAATTATTTTAAGCATACTGGAGGTATAAACAGATTTATCAGACAGTATTTTGCCTTGTTACTTTCGAGTATTATTTTCTTCCTTTTTTACTATAATGTTATCCGAAAAATGGAATTAAAAGACCTTCTTTTTAAAATAAGAAAAGTGTTTTTCTGGTCTTTAATAGTGGCTTCTATCTATGGTTTTTTGGAAATTTTAGTCTCTTATTTTGGTTATTTATTCTTGTATCCAATTTTAAAATTATTTGATTATTTTCCTTTTTTAGAAGTTTCCATACATGAAAAAGGACGTATTTCTTCCATTGCTTATGAACCACCATTTTTTGCAATTTACTTAATCACTATTGCCGGTTGGATGTTTAGTTATATTTTGACTGAAAAAAAAAGTTGGAAATTTCTACCTGCCATTTTGGTTTTAGTACTTACCTTTTTTTCAGGATCAAGAACAGGTTTAATGGTTGTTCTTTTTCAATTAATTGTTTTTGCGACGATAGTTTATAAAGACAAAAAAAATAGAAATTATTTTGTAAAATCCTTTTATGGAATTTTAATTTTATTTGCGGTATTGCTTATTTTTAATGGACAAAAAACAGTAAACGCCATTTCAGAAAAAATAATCTCATTCGATTTTATAGGAAATTTAAAAAGCAATAAGTCTAATCAATCTCGGCTTGGGTTGCAATATGCTTCGTTACAAGTTTTCAAGGAAAATCCTATTGTTGGGGTTGGTTTTGGACAACAGACTTATCACAGTAGAACGCATTATCCAACTTGGGCTACAAAAGATAATTATGAGTTTGATTTAATGTATAAGAATAAGAATGTAAAATCCTTCCCTCCAGGCTATAATCTTTATACCAGATTATTGGCTGAAACAGGTATAATAGGGTTTTTGATTCTATTGGCATTAATTTATTATTCTATAAAGCAAACAAAAATATTCATAAAGAACAGTACTGGTGAGAAGAAAATTTTGTCTTATATACTATTAATTTCGTTGTCAGGGCTATTTATTAATTGGTTGCAAATAGATACTTTTAGGATTTATGGGATTTGGCTTTCGTTAGCTATTTTGATGCGATTGTCTCAAGAAAAAATGATTACAAATGAATAAGGTCGTTCTATTAATTCCGCACTATAATAATCCGCTTGGACTAATGGCATCTGTGGCATCAATAGAAGCTTCAGAAACATTGGATATCCTCATCGTGGATGATGGGAGCATCACGGAAAGAATTAACGAAATAACCACAAACCAGGCTTTCAAAGCAACAGGAAAAATCAAGTATATTTATTTAAAAAAAAACGAAGGCATTGAATCTGCGCTGAACCATGGCTTAGATTATATTGTTAAAACAAATCAATATCACTTTATTGCTCGATTGGATTGTGGGGACACTTGCATTGGAAAGCGATTTGAAATACAAGAAAAATTTCTGGTTGAAAATCCTGAAATAAAATTAGTGGGTTCGAATGCTATTGCGGTGGACCCAAAGGGTACTTTTTTATACAAGACTTTATTTCCAGAAAAGAACCAAGTAATAAAGAATAAAATGTTTAATAATGCTATGTTTCTTCATCCAACGGTTATGTTTGCAGAAGAAATTATAGCTATTGTGGGGAAGTATCCCACAAATTATAAGGCAGCTGAGGATTATGCTTTTTTCTTTAAAATTGTAAATAAATTCGAAACGGCTAATCTGCCAGAATTTTTGCTGCAATATGAAATTAATCCATCAGGGATTTCCTTTTCAAAAAGGAAAGAACAAGTCTGGAGCAGAATAAGGGTTATTAAGGATAATTTTTATTTTGGTTTTTGGCCAGTTTATGGAATTACAAGAAATTTGATTTTGTATGTTTTACCCCATTCAATCATTCAAAAAATAAAAAGGCTCAAAGAATGAATATATTTTCAAAGAAAGAAAGCTATAGCAATATTATTCTTTTATTAATATTGGCGTTGTCTTTTTCAAAATCAATCCCCAATATTATTTTAGGGGTTGCTCTGTTATTTTATGCTGTATTGTTTTATCAGAAAAAAATAGTTTTCCCTAAAAGACATTATTTTTATGCATTTGGTATACTTTTCCTGTATCTCCTGATTAAGTCTTTTTTTAATTCATCGATTGGTAACGAAATAAATGTATTCAGTCGATTTTTAGTTGTAATTATACTTCCCATATTATTTATTCCCGTTCCAAAAAATAAAATAATTTGGGGTTTTATAGCATCGGTTTTTATCGCCGTTAGTATTGCCTTAATTCATACTTCCATTTATTATTTACACAATAAAATACTTCCGTTCAATACTGGAGAAGATGTCAATAGGATTTTGATAGTAGAAAGGCCTTATATGGGATTTATATGTCTTGTAGCATTAATTTTATGCCTATTCATGGCAAAAGAATATCCTAAATTTAAAAAAGCATTATTTGCTTTGGGTTTGTTTTTTGGAATTTTTATCTTTTTTATTGCGGCAAGGTTGTCTTTAATCACTTTAATTGGAGTCGCTATAATTTATCTTTTATTCTATTCGGGTTTTTCAGTTATAAAAAAAGCAATCATTATTGCAGTTTGTTTTATAGCCGTATTTACCGCTTTATTGAGTTATAAGAATTTGTCAAATAGGTTTTTTGTTACCGATAGTTTTCAAACGATGAAAGATTATGAACCAAGAGTTGTAATTTGGAGTTGTGCATCTGAGATAATTCGTTCCTCTGATTTTAATTTCATTTTTGGAAGTAAAAGTTTCAATTGGATGGAGGAACAATATGTTCAATGTTATGCTGATTCTATTACAAATGAAAGTAAAAAAGCATGGTTTTTAGCTATAAAATATAATTCTCATAACCAATTTATTGATTTATTTCTAATTGGCGGTTTTTTAGGATTGGGACTGTTTCTATTTTTTATTTTTTCAATGATGAAAAATTCTTTGGGAAATTTTTACTTTTTTTCGATTGTTGTTTCTTTAACATTATTTTTTTTGATGGAAAATGTATTGCACAGGCAATTTGGTTGTTATTTAACGGCAATCGTGTTTTCTATAACCGCAAAATATAGAGATGAAAAAAATTAAAATTGCCCACGTTCTCCATTCTGTAGGAGGTGTTGATGTTTCCTTGCGACTCATTCTTGAAAACAGCAATCCATCACAATTTGAAAATATAGTAATCCATGGAATTGTTGACACAACGGAAAGCTTTTATGATAAAAATAAAGTCATTATCAAGGAGTTTAAATTACCAATATCCAGAGAAATAACATTTTTAAATGATCTTATTTCAATAATAAAAACATACCAAATACTAAAAAATGAAAAACCGGATGTAATTCACTGCCACAGTGCAAAAGGAGGTGTAATTGGTAGGATAGTTGCAATTTTAACAGGAACTCCGGTTCTGTATACTCCGCAGGCATTCTCTTATTTAAGTACAGATGATACCTTTAAAAGATCAGTTTTTCTGTTTATTGAAAAATTATTGTCCAAAGGCAACGTAACTCTTTTAGCTTGTTCCAAGTCTGAAATGAAGCGAGCAATTGAAGAAGTAGGATTTAAAGAAGAAAACGTATTGCTTTTCAATAATGCAATAAGACCTATTGATAAAATCGATTCACTATCCATAAAAAAAACGTGGCCTGATAATTATATTTGTACCGTTGGGCGTCCGTCTTATCAAAAAAATATTGAATTCATGATAAGAGTTCTATACGAAATAAAGAAAACTACAAATATTCATTTAGTTATAATGGGAGTAGGCCCAGTTTCGGATAATTTGGATTCTGTTAAAAATCTTATAATCGAGCTTGATATGTCAACTGATATCACCCTTTTAAACTGGACAAAGAGAACCGATGTTTTTAATATCATTAATGATGCAAAATTTTATATTTCAACTGCGCGATATGAAGGATTGCCTTACTCTATAATCGAAAGCATGACATTAGGAACTCCGTGCATAGTTTCGGATTGCGATGGCAATAGAGATTTGATAACAAATAATTTTAATGGCTATTTAGTTAAAGAAAATGATATAGCAGATTTTTCGGCAAAATGTATTAAATTATTGAACGAAGAGGAATTACATGCAACATTTTCAAAAAACGCCAAAAATTCATTCGAACAAGATTATAATATTTTAAAAAAAATCGTGGATCTGGAAACTATTTATCTAAAACAATCAAATTTAAAATATAAAAAGTCGCATAAATAGTCTTATTTTGCCCAAACAAACAACGTTTATGAAAAGAATACTTATCACTGGTGCTGCTGGATTTTTAGGATCACATCTTTGTGACCGTTTTATTAAAGAAGGCTATTTTGTTATAGGAATGGATAATCTTATCACTGGAGATTTAAAAAACATAGAACATTTATTCAAATTGGAAAATTTTGAATTTTATCATCATGATATCACCAAATTTGTTCATGTTCCAGGTCAATTAGATTATATTTTGCATTTTGCTTCGCCTGCAAGTCCAATAGATTATTTGAAAATCCCAATACAAACATTAAAAGTAGGGTCACTTGGGACACACAACCTTTTAGGTTTGGCGCGAGTAAAAAAAGCCAGAATTCTTATTGCATCCACTTCTGAAGTCTATGGAGATCCATTGGTACACCCACAAACTGAAGAATATTACGGAAATGTAAATACAATAGGCCCAAGAGGTGTTTATGACGAAGCCAAACGTTTTCAGGAATCCATCACTATGGCGTATCATACTTTTCATGGTGTAGAAACCAGAATTGTTAGAATTTTCAATACGTACGGTCCACGAATGAGACTCAATGACGGTCGCGTTATTCCAGCATTTATAGGTCAGGCGCTTCGTGGTGAAGACCTAACTATTTTTGGTGACGGTATGCAAACACGTTCTTTTTGTTATGTAGATGATCAGGTGGAAGGTATTTTCAGATTATTGCATTCTGATTATGTTTTACCGGTAAATATTGGGAATCCGGATGAAATCACCATTAAAGATTTTGCTGAAGAAATCATAAAACTGACAGGAACCAATCAGAAAGTGGTTTATTTCCCTTTACCAATAAATGATCCCTTGCAACGTCAGCCAGATACTACAAAAGCAAAAAAATTGCTGGGTTGGGAAGCTAAAGTAAATCGTGCCGAAGGAATGAAAATCACTTACGACTATTTTAAATCATTATCTAAAGAAGAACTTTCTAAAGAAGAACATAAAGATTTTTCGGGTTATATAAAGTAGAGAAATTTTCCTTTTCGTTTTTTATGTTCGTATTACAGGATTAATAGCTATAAATTCTATATTTTTCTTATAAAGAGCATAAAGATTAATGGATTAGGAATTAATTTGGGGTTTATAAGGGATTGTATAGTTTTAATATACTTTCAATTTAATAAAGAATAAAAAAATAGTAACACATTTACTGCAATAGATTTTGTACGGCTATTGAGTAGTTAAAAACAAACCTACAGTAAGAACAATAAAGTAAATTTTATCCGTTTTGTCTGTTTGTTATTTTTTTCAATTACAAGCGGCTAACCAAAAGTAAAAACAGATGATATGTTGGATAGCCAAAGTAAACCAATTAGAAATGATGAATATTACCTGCGACTATTTCAATTTAATAGTGATAGTAATTTTTTTAAAAAGACCGATAGAAAACCAAACTGGTTATATTCGTTAATTATGACGGCATCTCAAACAGGAAGATATTCAAAATACATAAGGCCTATTAGTGTTTTAATTGATTTGATCGTTATTTCAATATTAGGCTTATTCTTTCTTGAAGACCTCAATTTAAATATTGAGCATTATCTTATTTATCAAACAATTGGATGGACTACAGCTGCTTTTTCAATCAAGTTTTACGATGTTTATCGCTTTACAAAACCAATTGAAATTATTTCGAAAATAGTCAAACAGGGGATTTTATTTCTTTTAATAATCATTGCTTTTTTTCCGTTTTCAAAACATGTTGTTTTTAACGCAACAGTGATTGCTCTTTTTATTTCAGCAGTAATAGTATTGATTACTGTTTCGAAATTTTTATTGTTTTATTATTTAAAGGAATACAGAATAATAACGGGAAGCAATTATCGAAGTGCTGTAATCATTGGTTATACTCCCGAAGCAATTCGATTAAAAGATCTTTTCGAAACAAGAAATGATTATGGTTATCGTTTTTTGGGATATTTTTCAGATAAGAAATCAAATCAAAATATTAAAGGAAAATTGGCAGATTTGAAACCTTTTGTAATTGAAAATTGTGTCGATGAAATTTATTGTTCATTGAATGAAATCTCCAATGAGCATTTGAAAGATTTAATAGATTTTGCTGATGAAAATAATAAAACAATAAAATTCATTCCTGATACTAAAGAAATTTTTTCAAAAAAATTAAAAATAGATTATTACGAATTTTTCCCTGTACTATCTTTAAAAAAAACAATTCTGCATGATCCAGCAATCAAAGTATTCAAAAGGACATTTGATATTGTTTTTGCTATTATAATTATTGTATTACTTCTATCTTGGTTGATTCCTTTATTAGCTATTTTAATAAAATTAGAATCTTCAGGCCCCGTTTTTTTTAAACAAGGAAGACCTGGAATTGATGAGAATGAATTTTATTGCTATAAACTTCGTTCTATGAGAATCAATAAAACAACTGAAATAGAAGCATCAAAAAATGATCCTCGTGTTACCAGAATAGGTAAATTTATGAGAAAGACAAGTTTAGACGAAATGCCTCAATTTATAAATGTTTTACTTGGTGAAATGTCAGTTGTAGGTCCGAGGCCTCATCTCTGGGCACAAAATAAAGTCTATGGAAATAAAGTTAAAAAATATATGGTGCGTCATTCTGTTAAACCCGGAATTACAGGATTAGCTCAAGTGAGTGGTTTTCGAGGTGAAATAGAGACGGATAATGATATGATTAATAGAATAAAATTTGATATTTTTTATATTGAAAATTGGTCACTAATATTAGATTTAAAAATAATTTCTCAAACGGTAGTTAATATTTTCAAGGGAGAAGAAAAAGCATATTAAAATGGAAACACCATTAGTCTCAATTATAACCCCTTCTTTTAACTCTGAAAAATTCATTGCTGAAACCATTCAATCTGTTCAGAATCAAACTTACAAAAACTGGGAACTTATTATAGTAGATGATTGTTCATCAGATGCAACAGTATCTATTGTTACAAAAATGGCGCTTTTAGATAATCGAATCCAACTTTTTCAATCCAAAAAAAATTTAGGAACCGGTATTGCACGAAACACAGCAGTAACTAAATGTAAGGGAAAGTATATTTCTTTTTTGGATGCCGATGATTTGTGGAAATCACAAAAACTGGAGAGACAAATTGATTTTCTTAAAACCAATAATTTACCGTTTACCTTCTCTTTCTATGATTGTATCAATGAAGAGGGGAAATCATTAAATAGAACTGTGGAAGCACCGAGAAATCTTTCCTATCGGCAACTGTTTTTTTGCAATTATGTTGGGAATCTTACCGGCATTTATGATGTGGATTATTTTGGGAAAATTGCTATTTCTTCCATCCGTAAACGCCAGGATTGGATGCTATGGCTTACAATTCTAAAAAAAATAAAAACGGCACAACCTATTCCTGAAAGTCTTGCTTTTTATAGAATCAGAGAAAATTCGATTTCAGCTTCTAAACTTGATTTATTGAAGCATAATTTTGCAGTTTATCGAACCTTTCACGGGTTTAATACAATTGTTTCAATATTGTGTATGGCAGGGTTTTTATTCACGCAATTAATCATTAAACGACTTTGTATTAAAAAAATTAAAGCATCGATTTAAACTGCTTTAATTTTCCACGATTGCTTCGTTCTAATGTTTCTTTTCTTGTAAATTTAAAGTTCAAATTGGGTTCCAGATACAAAGCAATTGCAGCTTCTATTTTTTTAATTTGTGCCGAATTTAATTCATTTTCACTGACATATTCAATTTCAAAAGAATCAATCTTTGTTTGTTTAATAATAAACTCTTTTACGTTTCCATCGTCTTCGATAAAGCTTTTGGTGACGTAATAAAACGTTAATCCAGGCGATTTTTTTCCGCTTGGTAAGAGTGCCACATCATTTGTTCTACCGATTAACTTCTTGAGAATGGGCTTTTTCAATGTGCTTTTTTCGTCCAAAATTCCAATATCACCAATATCATAGCGTATAAACGGATGCGCTTTATTGAATAAGGAAGTAATCACAATTCGGCCCGAAGTACCATTTGGAACGGCTTGATTATTGTCATCCAAAATCTCAACAAATAACGTTTCTGAATTTAGCTGCCACTCGCCATTTGTGTTTTGAAAAGCGATTAAATCCAATTCTGAAGCACCGTATTCATTGACAATTGGTATTCCAAATTGTTGTTCTAAAAGAATTTTATCATCCTCAAAAAGCATTTCTGAAGTTACCATACATACTTTTAAAGTAGGACAAATGGCTGATAAAACAATATTTCTCTTCTGTAAAAATTTAGCAAACAAAACAATCGAACTCGTATATCCATTGATATAATCGAATTTTTTATGCTGAAACTTCTTCAGAATTTTTTCTAATACCACATCCGATAAATCAAAAATAGAGAACCGAAACCGATGGCTCAATAAATCCTTGAAGCGTTCTTTTTTGTGTCCAATAAAATCCATCGGAATCCCATAAAAACGCGCTTGATAGGAACTATTGAAATCAATTCCATACCAACCAAAACGATAGATATTAGAAGCCCAAGTCAAAGCATGACTGTATTTGTCTTTGGCAAAAATAAACGGATCGCCACTGGAACCGGAGGTTTTATTGATGTAACTATTTTTTGGAGAATACCCTTTTGAAAGTCTTTGCAGTAATGGTTTTTGTAAGTTTTTTTTATTCAAAATGGGTAAATCATCCCAATTGGAAGCATTTGAACCAATTAATTCTTTATAGAAAGGATTGTTTTGCAAATGAAAATCAACAATTTCTAATTTTTTATTTTCAATAAAATCTTCGTGTTCTTTTTCAGATAAAGAAACAATTTTTTGCAATTCGGCTTTAGCTTCCTTCATTGGGAAACCATTTATTTGCAGCGTTAAGTCGAAAAGTGGAAACATTTTTAAGGGGATATTTCATCAAAAATAATATTTACGTAGAACTAATGACCATGAACCAACAACTTTTTGAAAATTAATTATTTTTTAAGTTCAAAAGCAATTATTTTTGCGGTTTACAACTAATAACTACACCATGACAATTTTACTACTAGGTTCAGGCGGAAGAGAGCATGCATTTGCATGGAAAATGATTCAAAGTCCGCTTTGCGACACACTTTTTGTAGCACCAGGAAATGCAGGAACAGCAGCAATAGCTAACAATATTGATATAAGTCCAACTGATTTTGATGCTATAAAAGCTTTTGTTCTCCAGGAAAAAGTAGAAATGGTTGTTGTAGGACCAGAAGATCCATTAGTAAAAGGCATCTACGATTTCTTTTTAAATGATGCCGAGTTAAAACAGATTCCAGTTATTGGACCATCAAAAATTGGTGCCCAATTAGAAGGAAGTAAAGAATTTGCCAAAGAATTTTTGATTAAACATAATATCCCAACAGCTGCTTACGATAGTTTTACTGCCGAAACTGTTGAAAAAGGATGTGAATTTCTAGAAACACTGCAACCGCCTTATGTTTTGAAAGCAGACGGATTAGCAGCAGGTAAAGGTGTTTTGATTATTCACGATTTGGCGGAAGCCAAAGAAGAATTAAGAAACATGTTAGTACACCAAAAATTTGGTGATGCCAGTTCTAAAGTGGTGATCGAAGAATTCCTTGACGGTATAGAATTAAGTTGTTTTGTTCTTACGGATGGAAAAAGCTATAAAATTTTACCAACAGCCAAAGATTACAAACGCATTGGCGAAGGGGATACGGGATTAAATACAGGCGGAATGGGAGCAGTTTCCCCAGTTCCGTATGTTGACGCCGTTTTGATGGAGAAAATCGAAACACGCATCGTAAAACCAACCATTGATGGTTTCCAGAAAGATGGAATTCCGTACAAAGGATTTGTTTTTATAGGATTGATTAATGTGAATAATGAACCAATCGTAATTGAATACAATGTAAGAATGGGCGATCCAGAAACGGAAGTGGTTGTTCCAAGATTGAAAACGGATTTAGTCGAATTGTTTTTGGCTGTTGCCAATGAAAAACTCGATGAAATAACATTGGAAGTTGATGAAAGAAGTGCTACTACAATTATGGTAGTTTCTGGTGGTTATCCTGAAGATTTTGAAAAGGGAAAAATAATATCAGGATTAGATACTATTGAGGATTCGATTGTTTTTCACGCAGGAACTAAACTAGATAATGGAAATGTAGTTTCAAATGGAGGAAGGGTTTTAACCGTAACTTCTTATGGTAATGATTTCGAAGAGGCCATAAAAAAATCTTACCAAAACATAGATAAACTAAATTTTGATAAGATGTATTTTAGAAAAGATATTGGAAACGATTTAAAATAGTTTCTAATTATCGTTCACTTTTTTTTAAAATATTATTTTAAGAAAGAGTGAGCGGTAGTATCTTGATTTTCTGTTCCGTTTGCGTCAAAAATTCTCAATTGTTTGATCCAATATACCATTGCAGATGCACAAATAATCATGAAAATCCAGTTGATAGTATTAGCTGCAAACCATGACTTAAGCTCTAAAGAGCGTAAAAAGTCTAGAGGAGCAAATAAAATGTTTACAAATAAGTATTGTATTCCTTCGAAAAATGCTTTCATAATGTATAAAATTAATTTTATTAGTTGTTTTTAAAAGGCTCTTAAATAGTAAAAGGTCTTATTTAGTAAGAATCTTTTTGAACTTGCAGGGTTTCCTTTTTAAACAAGTATTATATTTACAAACACAAAAGTATAAAATATCCTTATGATAACAAGTGTTTTTAAAAAATCTACACCATTAAATTTTTCATTGGTCGTAATTTTAATGCTGGTTTTCTTTTTAATATACCAATTTCAGGATTTTTCCTGGACTGATTCCCTTTTTTTGATTTTAAAAAAAGTAGCATTGTTCTGTATTTTACTGGCTTCTGTTTTTATTACAAATTTTGTTGTAAAGAAAAACGGACTCAGTAAAGACAGTACCTACACCGTTTTTTTCTATTTTTTATTGTTGCTATTTTTTCCTTCAGTTTTAAATAATATCAATTTAATTGTTTCAAATTTCTTTATACTATTAGCACTTCGCCGATTGATTTCATTACAATCTCTCAAAGCTTCCAAAGAAAAAATATTTGATGCCTCCTTATGGATTTTTTTAGCTTCGTTATTTCATTTTTGGAGTATTATTTTTATAATATTGGTTTTCATATCAATAATCTTCCACGTTTCCAGAGATTATAGAAACTGGTTTTTGCCGTTTATTGCCTTTTTTACCACAGCAATTATTTTCTTGTTATATGCTGCAATATTCAATGTGAAC contains:
- a CDS encoding O-antigen ligase; translated protein: MLRKLYTILFFLGLFFFSFNEYEGLPILGEFKSEAGAVFFLLGFLLLIFESGFTKKIVIPLKNPIFQIMLSFLFWCFITTVLNIETVESNYFKHTGGINRFIRQYFALLLSSIIFFLFYYNVIRKMELKDLLFKIRKVFFWSLIVASIYGFLEILVSYFGYLFLYPILKLFDYFPFLEVSIHEKGRISSIAYEPPFFAIYLITIAGWMFSYILTEKKSWKFLPAILVLVLTFFSGSRTGLMVVLFQLIVFATIVYKDKKNRNYFVKSFYGILILFAVLLIFNGQKTVNAISEKIISFDFIGNLKSNKSNQSRLGLQYASLQVFKENPIVGVGFGQQTYHSRTHYPTWATKDNYEFDLMYKNKNVKSFPPGYNLYTRLLAETGIIGFLILLALIYYSIKQTKIFIKNSTGEKKILSYILLISLSGLFINWLQIDTFRIYGIWLSLAILMRLSQEKMITNE
- a CDS encoding glycosyltransferase, producing MNKVVLLIPHYNNPLGLMASVASIEASETLDILIVDDGSITERINEITTNQAFKATGKIKYIYLKKNEGIESALNHGLDYIVKTNQYHFIARLDCGDTCIGKRFEIQEKFLVENPEIKLVGSNAIAVDPKGTFLYKTLFPEKNQVIKNKMFNNAMFLHPTVMFAEEIIAIVGKYPTNYKAAEDYAFFFKIVNKFETANLPEFLLQYEINPSGISFSKRKEQVWSRIRVIKDNFYFGFWPVYGITRNLILYVLPHSIIQKIKRLKE
- a CDS encoding O-antigen ligase family protein, translating into MNIFSKKESYSNIILLLILALSFSKSIPNIILGVALLFYAVLFYQKKIVFPKRHYFYAFGILFLYLLIKSFFNSSIGNEINVFSRFLVVIILPILFIPVPKNKIIWGFIASVFIAVSIALIHTSIYYLHNKILPFNTGEDVNRILIVERPYMGFICLVALILCLFMAKEYPKFKKALFALGLFFGIFIFFIAARLSLITLIGVAIIYLLFYSGFSVIKKAIIIAVCFIAVFTALLSYKNLSNRFFVTDSFQTMKDYEPRVVIWSCASEIIRSSDFNFIFGSKSFNWMEEQYVQCYADSITNESKKAWFLAIKYNSHNQFIDLFLIGGFLGLGLFLFFIFSMMKNSLGNFYFFSIVVSLTLFFLMENVLHRQFGCYLTAIVFSITAKYRDEKN
- a CDS encoding glycosyltransferase — its product is MKKIKIAHVLHSVGGVDVSLRLILENSNPSQFENIVIHGIVDTTESFYDKNKVIIKEFKLPISREITFLNDLISIIKTYQILKNEKPDVIHCHSAKGGVIGRIVAILTGTPVLYTPQAFSYLSTDDTFKRSVFLFIEKLLSKGNVTLLACSKSEMKRAIEEVGFKEENVLLFNNAIRPIDKIDSLSIKKTWPDNYICTVGRPSYQKNIEFMIRVLYEIKKTTNIHLVIMGVGPVSDNLDSVKNLIIELDMSTDITLLNWTKRTDVFNIINDAKFYISTARYEGLPYSIIESMTLGTPCIVSDCDGNRDLITNNFNGYLVKENDIADFSAKCIKLLNEEELHATFSKNAKNSFEQDYNILKKIVDLETIYLKQSNLKYKKSHK
- a CDS encoding UDP-glucuronic acid decarboxylase family protein; the encoded protein is MKRILITGAAGFLGSHLCDRFIKEGYFVIGMDNLITGDLKNIEHLFKLENFEFYHHDITKFVHVPGQLDYILHFASPASPIDYLKIPIQTLKVGSLGTHNLLGLARVKKARILIASTSEVYGDPLVHPQTEEYYGNVNTIGPRGVYDEAKRFQESITMAYHTFHGVETRIVRIFNTYGPRMRLNDGRVIPAFIGQALRGEDLTIFGDGMQTRSFCYVDDQVEGIFRLLHSDYVLPVNIGNPDEITIKDFAEEIIKLTGTNQKVVYFPLPINDPLQRQPDTTKAKKLLGWEAKVNRAEGMKITYDYFKSLSKEELSKEEHKDFSGYIK
- a CDS encoding undecaprenyl-phosphate glucose phosphotransferase, translating into MLDSQSKPIRNDEYYLRLFQFNSDSNFFKKTDRKPNWLYSLIMTASQTGRYSKYIRPISVLIDLIVISILGLFFLEDLNLNIEHYLIYQTIGWTTAAFSIKFYDVYRFTKPIEIISKIVKQGILFLLIIIAFFPFSKHVVFNATVIALFISAVIVLITVSKFLLFYYLKEYRIITGSNYRSAVIIGYTPEAIRLKDLFETRNDYGYRFLGYFSDKKSNQNIKGKLADLKPFVIENCVDEIYCSLNEISNEHLKDLIDFADENNKTIKFIPDTKEIFSKKLKIDYYEFFPVLSLKKTILHDPAIKVFKRTFDIVFAIIIIVLLLSWLIPLLAILIKLESSGPVFFKQGRPGIDENEFYCYKLRSMRINKTTEIEASKNDPRVTRIGKFMRKTSLDEMPQFINVLLGEMSVVGPRPHLWAQNKVYGNKVKKYMVRHSVKPGITGLAQVSGFRGEIETDNDMINRIKFDIFYIENWSLILDLKIISQTVVNIFKGEEKAY
- a CDS encoding glycosyltransferase family 2 protein, translating into METPLVSIITPSFNSEKFIAETIQSVQNQTYKNWELIIVDDCSSDATVSIVTKMALLDNRIQLFQSKKNLGTGIARNTAVTKCKGKYISFLDADDLWKSQKLERQIDFLKTNNLPFTFSFYDCINEEGKSLNRTVEAPRNLSYRQLFFCNYVGNLTGIYDVDYFGKIAISSIRKRQDWMLWLTILKKIKTAQPIPESLAFYRIRENSISASKLDLLKHNFAVYRTFHGFNTIVSILCMAGFLFTQLIIKRLCIKKIKASI
- a CDS encoding phenylacetate--CoA ligase family protein — protein: MFPLFDLTLQINGFPMKEAKAELQKIVSLSEKEHEDFIENKKLEIVDFHLQNNPFYKELIGSNASNWDDLPILNKKNLQKPLLQRLSKGYSPKNSYINKTSGSSGDPFIFAKDKYSHALTWASNIYRFGWYGIDFNSSYQARFYGIPMDFIGHKKERFKDLLSHRFRFSIFDLSDVVLEKILKKFQHKKFDYINGYTSSIVLFAKFLQKRNIVLSAICPTLKVCMVTSEMLFEDDKILLEQQFGIPIVNEYGASELDLIAFQNTNGEWQLNSETLFVEILDDNNQAVPNGTSGRIVITSLFNKAHPFIRYDIGDIGILDEKSTLKKPILKKLIGRTNDVALLPSGKKSPGLTFYYVTKSFIEDDGNVKEFIIKQTKIDSFEIEYVSENELNSAQIKKIEAAIALYLEPNLNFKFTRKETLERSNRGKLKQFKSML
- the purD gene encoding phosphoribosylamine--glycine ligase — its product is MTILLLGSGGREHAFAWKMIQSPLCDTLFVAPGNAGTAAIANNIDISPTDFDAIKAFVLQEKVEMVVVGPEDPLVKGIYDFFLNDAELKQIPVIGPSKIGAQLEGSKEFAKEFLIKHNIPTAAYDSFTAETVEKGCEFLETLQPPYVLKADGLAAGKGVLIIHDLAEAKEELRNMLVHQKFGDASSKVVIEEFLDGIELSCFVLTDGKSYKILPTAKDYKRIGEGDTGLNTGGMGAVSPVPYVDAVLMEKIETRIVKPTIDGFQKDGIPYKGFVFIGLINVNNEPIVIEYNVRMGDPETEVVVPRLKTDLVELFLAVANEKLDEITLEVDERSATTIMVVSGGYPEDFEKGKIISGLDTIEDSIVFHAGTKLDNGNVVSNGGRVLTVTSYGNDFEEAIKKSYQNIDKLNFDKMYFRKDIGNDLK
- a CDS encoding DUF6427 family protein, which encodes MITSVFKKSTPLNFSLVVILMLVFFLIYQFQDFSWTDSLFLILKKVALFCILLASVFITNFVVKKNGLSKDSTYTVFFYFLLLLFFPSVLNNINLIVSNFFILLALRRLISLQSLKASKEKIFDASLWIFLASLFHFWSIIFIILVFISIIFHVSRDYRNWFLPFIAFFTTAIIFLLYAAIFNVNVIEYITTSVRMDFRIDYFTNNYQNAAFSIYATIALFFVISMFATLSSRPQLLHVSFKKIIASFFIGIVIFLISSNKSNDLLVFTFAPLAIMATSHIEIVQLKLKQEIVLFVFILCSLFAFFSQL